The window TAGGGAACGCAGATTACGCTGATTTTTTAGGATTTTCACGGATTAGACTTCGCATGTCCAAACATTATTCGTATCCTTTCGTATTTCGTCCTTTCGTGCATTTTCGTATTTCGCTCTCTTCTTTATAAACTTCCGACGATGCATATAATACTTTTCAATACATTAATACTTTTTAGGGAACGCTGATCTCGTCACATTCTGCGCCGAGACAAGTGACGCTGATTTTTATGATTTTCGCGGATAGATTCTCGTAACATTCGTAACATTCGTAACATTCGTATTTCGTTTAAAATTCGTGCGGCGAATTCGTATCGATTAGTAGCTAGAAGTCGAGCATGTCATTCTGCTGCATCTGGTCATTATTTTGTCTGTTACCTTTTCTTCTGTCTTTACCTTGTTCAGCTTTTCCGAAACGGAAGCTAAGCGTAAAACTGGCGACTCTGGATTCCCGTTTTCTGGTGAATTCCAGGCGCACCCCATCGGCTCTGTTATCGATCACCATATTTCGCGTATCAAAAATATCGGTAACGGAACCATTGAGTGACCATTTTCCTCCTTTGAAATCATACTTGAAACCAAAATCAACACCACTCATTCCTTTAAATGTTCCTTGTGGTTGTTCACGCGGTGCCATGTAATTGCCTGTGAATTGTGCTGACAATTGCTTTGATAATTTTACGGATATCGATCCGCGGAAATCTCCGCTCCATACATCGCTTACCAGATCGTCTTCCACATTGGTGCCATCAACGGTATTATAAAACACGGTGAAGCTGGCGGATGTGGTAAATAATTTCAGGAAGGAATTCCGGAAGATCAATTCGAAGCCTAAATTTTCAGTAGAGTTATAGTTGATGAATGATTGCGTAGATACATTCGTCACTGTATCCACCTTTCTGAATCGCTGCGAATTATCGTTGGTATACCGGTAAAAGACATTGGCGGAAATGTTTTGTTCTCCATAACGGCCTATATAGCCGAACTCGAGTGAATGCGTCAACTCGGGAAGGATAGCAGGGTTCCCGATAAAAATATTCAATGAATCGGATACATTCCGGAACGGATTCAATTGCATTTCCCGCGGACGGTTTATCCTGCGACTATAACTCAACTGAACATCCCTGCCCTCCTTAAAACTATATTTAATAGCTGCGGAGGGAAAAGATTAAGGAAGTCCCGTGTAAAAATGGTATCTGCACTTTTAGAATCTCCCTCGATAAACGTTTGCTCTGCCCGAAGTCCTGCACTCAGTTCAAACACTTTCCATCGACCGCTCCATTGCAGATAGGCGGCATATACCCACTCTGAAAAAATAAACCGGTCGGTGAAGGAAGTATCCTGATTCCAAACATTACTATCGAAATCAAAACGATCGGACGATTGGCGGCTATCGTTGGTACGATATGAAGTTTTCAATCCGGATTCTATTCTAAAACTTTCGTAGGGCAATATATAATCGACTTGTCCGGTTCCATTGTAGGAATAACTTTCCGTATTGATGCGTTGATTCAGATCAAATCCCGGAGCCGGGATAAATGTAGACAAAGTATTTTCCGCATTCCGGTCAAAAACATTCAGGTTAACGTTCGCAGTGAGTTCGCGTTTACTGTTCGGAAAAGTGCGGCGGTAATCTATACTTCCGTCTCCACTGGTATTGTCTTCTATCGTTTTTGAAAGGCGATCAAATCCGCTGATGGAAGTTCTTTCTTCATCCAGAAGCCTTGTCAGTGATAAATCTCTGCGATTCTCATCCCGCATATTGTAGCCGCCGGAAAATCCGAGTGTATTGTAATCGTTGAGATAAAAATCAATGCCACCCCTAATATTATGGGAAAGGTTATCATTATGTCCGTCACTTTCAGATATAAAATAAGTAGTGGTATCATTATAGGTATTCGTTCGATCGCTGTTACTTTCAAAATCCCTTCTATCATCACGGAAAGAATAATTCAAAAAGGCATTATGCGTCTTTGTTCTCCGATTCAGATTAAGCGCTGCATTGTACTTATCATTTGTCCCTGCACCAACGGAAACGGTACCGTTTAATCCCGGATTTTTATCCTTCTTGGTTTTAATATTAATAATTCCGGACATCCCTTCGGCATCGTATTTAGAAGAAGGATTCGTGACCACTTCTATTTGATCAATACTCGATGCCGGCAATTGTTGCAGAATAGCGCCTCTGTTATCACCGGTGAGTCCGGAAGGTTTTCCATCAATTAATATCGTCACTTGTTCACTTCCCCGCAAACTGATCTTCCCATCTATGTCCACATTTACAGAGGGAATATTTTGCAGTACTTCCGAGACGGAACCTCCTGCATTGATCAAGGTTTTATCGACGTTATAGACTTTTTTATCCAGCGAATTTACGTACTCCACTTTCTCCCCTACCACCTCTGCTTCTTTCAAAATTCGCTGAGAAGGTGGCATCCAGACATTCCCAAAATCTTTCAAAGGATCTTGCGGATTCAGCATAAACGGCTTTGAGTCGAGCTGACGGTAACCAATAGATGTGATGCGAATAAAATATCTACCGGGCATCACGTCCTCTATACGAAAATGCCCTCGCTCATCGGTCAATGCACCTCCGGCAACAGAACTGTCACGCACTTTCATCAACACCACGGAAGCAAATTCCATCGCTTCCTTGCTCGAAGAATCTCTCAAAATACCAATTACCTTTCCAATCGGTGCCATATTCTTCATAAATGAAGAATCTTTCATACTCGCTTTAAACCGCGACGAATCGCGACCCTGACCACCCGGAGGCTGAGCAGCAACCTGCAGAACACTTAAAAAGAAAAATAATAGGAGCAACAGTTGACGCATAAGGAATGGATTTTACTGAGTGTGCAAATTTACGGGGTTGATAGGACACCATTACAAATTAAAAGTTTATTTCACTGGAAGATCATTTAGTTTGAAAATGACTTATTCGAATATTAACGCACTAAGTATCAAATCCTTATTTACATGATAGAAGACAGCATCCCGAGAGTAACAGCGAATTATTCGAACAATGACTGCACTATTCGAAAAAATCAAGAGGCAGGTACTTCACGGAAGAGCACTTCCAGCAGGGTTTGACCTACTGCCTTGAGACTATTCTTATCGATTTTATCGATGGTATCATCATGCGTATGCCAGTGCGTCCAAAAATTTGATGGACTACTAAACTCATAATGGATCACATCCACACATTTAATACCTGCCAACCGATTAATGTAAAAATGATCATCAATAATTCCTTTGGTTCGTTCATTAATAAAGTAGTCACTGAATCCGGAGGCCGCGGCAATTTTCCAAACCTTCTCCACAATCTCCGGAGCATATTGCATAGAAGTTCCCTCTTGCGTAAACTTTGCATTCTGTGCTCCTACCATATCGAGCAGGATGCCATATCTTGCCTGATAGTTGCGGGTATGTAAATTCTTTGCCCAATACTGAGAACCCAAACAATAGGAATCTTCCATCCGTGGTAAATCACTATCATCCGGCTGACCATAATCCTCCGCATCAAAGAAGATGATATATCACTCCGAGCGCAGGGTTAGCAGCGGCCAGTTGACGCGCCACCTCTATCAACACACCCACTCCACTCGCGCCATCATTCGCACCATCGATCGCTTCATTTTCTCTATCATCATCCTGATCGGCAAAAGGGCGTGTATCCCAATGCGCGCACAACAAAATGCGATTTCCAAGGTCCGGATGAAAAGAAGCAATGATGTTTCTGCTGTTCAGAATTTTTCCATCGAAGGCCCTTACTTTAAAAGATTGCTCGATGACTGTATCCGCGTACGCTTTCATCTTACTGATCAACCACGACCCGCAATTTACATGACCAACACTATTCGGAACGCGCGGACCAAAATCCACCTGTTGCTTCACAAACGAAAAGGCCGAGTCCGCATGAAAGGAAGGTGCTTTCACAGTAACAACAGGTGTAGTGTTAGTTTGCTGACTCTCATCTTCTTTTTCAGATGCATTGTTACAAGAACTGATCGTCACCAACAGGAATAACCAAATGGCTGAGGGTACTAAATATCTGCTATGCTTTACTCCAGCTGGTCCCATCTTTTTCATCTTTTATCACGAAATTCAATTTAATCAGTTCATCACGGATACGATCAGAAGTAGCGAAGTCTTTTTTCACTTTGGCATCTGCACGTAAAGCGAGCAGGAGTTTCATCACCCCATCGAGTTCATCGCCACTCACTTTCTCCTCTGCTTTTAATCCGAGCACATCGAAAACGAATATCCTCATGGTCTCTTTGAGATGTTCAATATCCTCCGCAGTCAATTGCTCTGTTCCCGCATGTACTGAATTGATCACTCTAACGGCTTCGAACAGGTGCGAAATAGCAATCGCGGTGTTGAGATCGTCGTTCATGGCCGCGTAGCAATTATCGCGTATCGCTTTCACATTACTTGTTGATGCAGCACCGGGCTTTAACTTCTCCAGCAATTCTACAGCCGCCATCATCTTATTCATGCCCTTTTCTGCTGCCTGAAGTCCTTCATTACTGAAATCAAGCGTACTTCTGTAATGCGCCTGAAGAATGAAAAAGCGAATTGACATTGGGCTATACGATTGCTGCAACAGCGGATGCTCGCCTGTAAACAATTGACGAAGGGTAATAAAATTGCCCAATGATTTTCCCATCTTTTGTCCGTTGATGGTGATCATATTGTTATGCATCCAGTAACGCACAGGAGCCTGTCCGCAACTTCCTTTCGACTGCGCGATTTCACTTTCATGATGCGGAAATAGGAGATCCATTCCCCCACCGTGAATGTCGAATGTTTCGCCGAGATACTTTTTACTCATCGCTGAACATTCAATATGCCAGCCGGGGAAACCATCACTCCAGGGCGAAGGCCAGCGCATGATATGTTCGGGAGATGCTTTTTTCCAGAGGGCAAAATCGGCGGGATTGCGTTTTTCATCCTGTCCTTCCAGCACACGACGTTCATTGCCTGCCCCGGAGATCAATTCCTCAATCACGCGACCGCTGAGCTTTCCGTAATCATTCGTTTTACTGTAAGATATCACGTCAAAATACACCGAGCCATTCGACTCATAGGCATAACCGTTATCCATTATTTTCCGGATCATCTCGATCTGTTCGATGATATGTCCGGAAGCACGCGGTTCAATACCGGGAGGAGTATTGTTAAGGGCACGCATGGAATCATGAAAACTATTGGTATAAAGTTCAACGATCTCCATGGGTTCGAGTTGTTCGAGGCGGGCTTTTTTGGCGATTTTATCTTCTCCTTCATCGGCATCATTTTCGAGATGGCCTACATCGGTGATATTCCTGACATAACGCACTTTATAGCCCAGGTGTTGCATATAGCGCTTCATCACATCAAACGTAATGTACGGGCGTGCATGACCTAAATGGGCTTCACCATACACCGTTGGTCCGCAAACATAAAGTCCCACAAAAGGCGGGTTCAAGGGGATAAACTGTTCTTTCTGTCGGGAAAGAGAATTCGTAATATATATTGGGTGTTGCATAATAAACTAATACTTTGGTATTAAAAAGATCAGTGAAAACAACCACTAAGGCACTTAGGACACTAAGATCACTAAGACCAAAAATGTTGAATCACTTAAATAATTTCTCTGGCATTTTTCAGATGGCTGAGCATGTCGAGGGTCATGGAGGAGAGGTCGTATTTACATTTCCAGCCCCAGTCTTGTTGGGCGCTTGAATCGTCGAT of the Bacteroidota bacterium genome contains:
- a CDS encoding outer membrane beta-barrel protein — its product is MRQLLLLLFFFLSVLQVAAQPPGGQGRDSSRFKASMKDSSFMKNMAPIGKVIGILRDSSSKEAMEFASVVLMKVRDSSVAGGALTDERGHFRIEDVMPGRYFIRITSIGYRQLDSKPFMLNPQDPLKDFGNVWMPPSQRILKEAEVVGEKVEYVNSLDKKVYNVDKTLINAGGSVSEVLQNIPSVNVDIDGKISLRGSEQVTILIDGKPSGLTGDNRGAILQQLPASSIDQIEVVTNPSSKYDAEGMSGIINIKTKKDKNPGLNGTVSVGAGTNDKYNAALNLNRRTKTHNAFLNYSFRDDRRDFESNSDRTNTYNDTTTYFISESDGHNDNLSHNIRGGIDFYLNDYNTLGFSGGYNMRDENRRDLSLTRLLDEERTSISGFDRLSKTIEDNTSGDGSIDYRRTFPNSKRELTANVNLNVFDRNAENTLSTFIPAPGFDLNQRINTESYSYNGTGQVDYILPYESFRIESGLKTSYRTNDSRQSSDRFDFDSNVWNQDTSFTDRFIFSEWVYAAYLQWSGRWKVFELSAGLRAEQTFIEGDSKSADTIFTRDFLNLFPPQLLNIVLRRAGMFS
- a CDS encoding TonB-dependent receptor family protein encodes the protein MKYSFKEGRDVQLSYSRRINRPREMQLNPFRNVSDSLNIFIGNPAILPELTHSLEFGYIGRYGEQNISANVFYRYTNDNSQRFRKVDTVTNVSTQSFINYNSTENLGFELIFRNSFLKLFTTSASFTVFYNTVDGTNVEDDLVSDVWSGDFRGSISVKLSKQLSAQFTGNYMAPREQPQGTFKGMSGVDFGFKYDFKGGKWSLNGSVTDIFDTRNMVIDNRADGVRLEFTRKRESRVASFTLSFRFGKAEQGKDRRKGNRQNNDQMQQNDMLDF
- a CDS encoding cysteine--tRNA ligase, which produces MQHPIYITNSLSRQKEQFIPLNPPFVGLYVCGPTVYGEAHLGHARPYITFDVMKRYMQHLGYKVRYVRNITDVGHLENDADEGEDKIAKKARLEQLEPMEIVELYTNSFHDSMRALNNTPPGIEPRASGHIIEQIEMIRKIMDNGYAYESNGSVYFDVISYSKTNDYGKLSGRVIEELISGAGNERRVLEGQDEKRNPADFALWKKASPEHIMRWPSPWSDGFPGWHIECSAMSKKYLGETFDIHGGGMDLLFPHHESEIAQSKGSCGQAPVRYWMHNNMITINGQKMGKSLGNFITLRQLFTGEHPLLQQSYSPMSIRFFILQAHYRSTLDFSNEGLQAAEKGMNKMMAAVELLEKLKPGAASTSNVKAIRDNCYAAMNDDLNTAIAISHLFEAVRVINSVHAGTEQLTAEDIEHLKETMRIFVFDVLGLKAEEKVSGDELDGVMKLLLALRADAKVKKDFATSDRIRDELIKLNFVIKDEKDGTSWSKA